In the Callospermophilus lateralis isolate mCalLat2 chromosome 7, mCalLat2.hap1, whole genome shotgun sequence genome, ATGAAAAGTTCTACAGCCCACCTTCTCTTTCCTGCTTCTTTGTTTTCATAGGTGAAAACATTTGGTGAAGCTTGCCTGATGATACGAAAGCCAGCCCTAGAGCTTCTGCATTATCTGAAAAACACCAATTTTGCTCATCCAGCTGTGCGGTATCTTTTCTGTATCCTTTCCTGCCTGCCTGGGTCATCTTGAACCAGTGTTTTCTCCCCCTCGTGAGCAGAAAGAAGAAATGTAAGAGTGCTGTTGATAGTAAAAGTATCTCCTCTGGTGATGTTTTCTTTAACAAGAAGTACATTAGATGGGGAGAAGGGAACAGGCAAAACCCTCAGTCTTTGTCATGTTATTCATTTCTGTGCCAAGCATGATTGGTTGATACTGCATATTCCAGATGGTAAGAACTTGCTGTGTGTCTTGTGTATGTCAGGGCCAGTCCCCTTACTGTGGCAGCAGTGCAACTTTAATCTACAATAGGGTTCATCTGCTGAAAGAAAAGCCTTTGCTAGTTCATCATGATTTCTTCATGATGTTAGTGTCAAGCAGGTTACAAGGTATAGTCAATGTCACAAGAGGAAATGTGGCTAAAATCTTCCTAAAGCCTTTGATATTTAAAGCCCAAGAGCATGAAGTTCCACCTTTAAGATCACCACAGGGTTtaagagacaaggtctccctatgTTACctgggctgcctttgaactcttgGGCTCAAGCAATCTTCTTGCCTCCACCTCCAGACTACAGTCCTATGCCAACAAGCCCAGCgaccattactttttttttcttgtccttaGAATTAAACCCCACCACATGCAATATAAACACTCTAGCCCTATTATatccctagtcttttttttttttttttttttttaatttgatagtgagaacagggtctccctgatttgTCCAGGATGACCTcaaacctgcctcagcctcctaactagttgggattacaggtttgagtcaccacacctggctcaaatATCCTTTTTTGTTCAATGCTGTGTGCATTCTCATTTTCTGACTTGCCTTTAAAAACTATCAGTAAGCAGAAGTGACATTTAATCTACTTGGTACGTCTTATGTGTTGATTATAATGATAATGTTTAGTCTCAGGTGGACCAGATCAAAAAAAAGTAAATCTCTGAAGCaagacaactttaaaaaatgtatatgggGGCctaggctggggctcagcagtagcacacttgcctgacacttgtgaggcactgggtttgattctcagcaccacctttaaaataaataaaggtctaccgacaactaaaaaactattttttaaaaaaaatgtatattgggGACCAAGTAAATctgagtgactcaggaggctgagacagaagattgcaacttcaaggccagccttttctgagcccctttctcaaaattttaaaagtaaataaaaaggactgggggataTAAGTCAGTGGTAAAGCttccctgagttcgatccctagtactaagagggagagagagagagatggacggTCTAAGGAATGTtgttctgtggtagagcacttgcctagcatactgaAGCCATGGTTCCATTCTtagtgctgaaaaaaaaaaaaaaaaaatagggagatAGATTAGATAGAGATATGGGAAATTGAAGTCATTTCCCATAACTTAAAATGTATAGAGTATTTTGAGTTGATGATAGTCAATTCCTGCCTAGTTTGTTTCGTCCACTTTTTAGCTCATCTTTGGGTGAAAAATTGCCGGGATCTTCTGCAGTCTACCTACAATAAACAGCGCTTTGATCAACCTTTAGAGGCTTCAACCTGGCTGAAGAATTTCaaaactgcaaacgaacgcttcctgAGCCAGGTAACTAGACTTGGGCAAGTTTGGTGCtagatggtctttttttttttttttttaattagttgctcagaacattacaatgatcttgacatatcatacatttgattcaaatggggtatatttccacgtgtacagtttgcaggatcacattggttatacacccacgtttatacatagggccatactagtgtctattgtattctactGCCCTTCctatacccccctcccctcccatcacctctttctacccaatctactgtgacacatttctctctcttttttttcttccccctcacaccatcttatatgtaattttacaaAACAATGAGGGTCACCTACCAGCTAGATGGTCTTTATATAGATTATCTTCTTTATGTACTGAAAACCTGGTAGACTATGAAGAATTGATAatttggctggggatgtggctcaagtggtagcgcgctcgcctggcatgcatgcggcccgggtttgatcctcaacaccacatacaaacaaagatgttgtgtctgccaataacaaaaaaataaatatgaaaaaaattcaaaaaaaaagaattgataatTTGATTTGAAATAGATatactattttatttctttcatttatttttctcacaGTGGGCTCACAATTTGAAATTCATTTATCCAGGGGAAATAGACACAACAGTAAACTGTTCTCATATAGTGGGGAGCAGATTAAAATCCAAATTGATTTACTGACTTTTCCAATATATAGCCTCACATTCTTCATAAGCACACTTCCATGTACATAATTTTCTTCAGATAAGATATTTTGgggagccagacatggtggtgcacgcctgtaagccCAGCGGCTTGGGTGGCTGAGACTGGAGAATCGCTGATGCAAAGCCACCCTCGGcagtagcaaggcactaagcaactcagtgggaccctgtctctaaatataatacaaaatagggctcagtggctcagtggttgagtgtctgagttcaatccccagtaccccaaaaggaaaaaaaaaaaaaagatactttggGGAGCCCAGACGGAGGCACATACTTAGAATCCCattaactcagaaggctgagacaggaggatcacaagttcaaggccagatttagcaacttagtgagactctgtctcagcaTAAAAAgatctagggatgtagttcagtggctgaAGTACCCTTGAGTTCAGTCCTTATTGTCATGGGGGCAGGGAGATGTATAGATAAAATTGTTCTTCATTCCAGTTTATTGGATATGATCTCTAGCTTATAGCTCTTTAACTCGGAGTACAAAGACTCACCTAGGCtgagcatagtggcacacacctatagtgCCAATAATTTGGgggtctgaggcaggaagatcaaaggCCAGTTTGGGTAacacagcaagaccttgtctcaaaatttttaaaaagggctagggaattGTAGagaacttgcccagcatgtgtgatgcCCTGGATTCACTCTCcaacaccacaaaagaaaaagttGGGCATGATGGTCCACTCTTGCAGCTCCAgcactcaggaagctaaggcagaaggGTCATTTGATCCCATGTGTTTGAGACCAATCTGGGCTACATAGGGAGACCCGGTttccccaaaaaaaaaacctccctccgtccctcccttccttctttcattttcCTAAGCTCCAGGCAGAAATGGTTTGGAAAATATTCCCTTATGTGATGGAGTCTTTTACAGGAACTGAGAATTAGATTAAAACTCATTTCTGTTAACCTTAGCCTCCCATCTTCTAGACCGTGGATGGGTTCCACCTTAGGCAAAacaatcttttgttgttgtttttactttgcttttttttttttttttttttttttttttttaaagagagtgagagaggagagagagagagagaattttttgatgtttattttttagttatcggcagaaacaacatctttgtttgtaggtggtgctgagaatcgaacccgggccgcacgcatgccaggcgagcgcgctagcgctaccacttgagccacatccccagccctttttttacttTGCTTCTTTTTAGATAAAAGTTCAAGAGAAATATGTCTGGAATAAGAGAGAAATGACTGAGAAAGGCAGTCCTCTGGGAGAAGTGATTGAACAGGTATAAAAACATTAGCTGTGGATCATGTCATAACTAAAGAAGGCCTCCCATGGCACTCTAAGCCTCTGTCTCCCTGCAGGGTCTGACCCGCGTGAGAAACGCCACAGATGCAGTTGGGATCGTGATGAAGGAGCTAAAGATGCAAAGTTCTTTGGGAATGTTTCGCCTCCTGGTGGCAGTGGATGGAATCAATGCCCTTTGGGGAAGGACCACATTAAAAAGAGAAGATAAAACCCCAGTGAGAAGACTTGATCCTGGTTTCTCTGATTTCTGTCTGCATCATGTACAGAGGCTGTGGCTTAGCTAGCTGTGTAGACTTAGACAATGTATTTACTTGCTGTGAGGGTTTGAATTAAGATACAGAGAGGAAATAACTCAGAAGGAGAAGGGGACACGAAAGGTACCACCATGCATTGAAAACTGAGGGGGAattctctttttttgttgttttcccttgctaccagggattgaactcaggaggatcctaccactaagccacatccccaatcattgggattacaggcatgcgccactgagcagcctttcttttcttttgtttgcaGGACTGGAGCTTCATCCTcagccagccctttttattttgagactgggtatcAGTAAGTGggtgaggatctcactaaattgcaaagTGTGacgttaaacttgtgatcctcctgcctcagcttcccaaattgctggtattataggcatgtaccactgcacccagttctttgttaattttttctttctgttagctttttaaagaaaagctGTGGTTCTAAGTGGAGAAGATCAGAAACATCAAGGAGAAGGGGGTGGGTGTAGTGCCCTAGTTGTTTTTCTCTCTTGGTAAATATTTTTAATCTCCAGAAGCGTAGCAAATCTTGGGCTAGAAactaacatagcttgtcccaaaggGATATGTTCAGGTACCTTGACTGCATAATAatgattgagaatttttgtattattattatcaatTCAGTTGTTTCAAGAGAACTTCTAGGAAAAAAGTAATTATCTATTTCTCATTGCCAACATGCAGATTGCACCAGATGAACTATCACTTATTCACAACCTGAGGAAGATGATGAAAAATGACTGGGTATGTGCATACGAACAATTTGCACATTGCAGAAAGAATTGGGTTTTCGTTTTAAACATATTTTACTACTTCATAACCAATAATACCTTCCGGTCACTAATTTTATGGCCAGAATGTTCTTTTACTTTATGTAATTCCTACAACTGTACCAAGTTAGGAGTTAGGTCTGCATTAAAATCTGttcatttggggctggggttgtggctcagtggtagagtgctcgcctagcatgtgcgaggccctgggttcgatcctcagcaccacataaaaataaacaaaataaaggtattatgtccaactacaacaaaaagaaaaaaaaattttaaataaagatattgtggggctggggatgtggctcaagtggtagcgcgctcgtccggcatgtgtgcggcccgggttcgatcctcagcaccacataccaacaaagatgttgtgtctgccgataactaaaaaaataaataaataaatatttttttttaaaaaaagatattgtattcacctaaaactaaaagaaaatttaatattttttgtagctataaatggatacaatacctttatctaattttttatatttatatggttctgaggatcgaacccagggcctcacacgtactaggcaagtgctctaccactgagctacaactccagccccaatcaTTACTAAACTGGCGcacgatttttttaaaaaaagcttcaaATAATGGTCACAACTttttacccccccaaaaaaaaaaaaaaaatagcataaaatCTGCAAATACAGTGAAACACAGTATTTaaatattggcctaattttatttgcaattctacttttatgtcttctttgactttttcttattcttctttaTTTCAGCACGGAGGTGCCATTGTGTTGACTTTAAGCCAGACTGGATCTCTCTTTAAGCCCCGGAAAGCATACCTGCCGCATGAGTTGCTGGGACAGGTTAAGTTACAGAAGAATTCATTGCCTCTTAGATGGTCATTCTGAGTAGAGAGAGAGCTCTTTTtaagtctactttttttttttttttttttttttttttttatatttatttttttagttttcggcggacacaacatttgtttgtatgtggtgctgaggatcgaacccgggccgcacgcttgccaggcgagcgcgctactgcttgagccacatccccagcccaagtctaCTTATTTTGACATTATTTCGGAAAAATCATATTCTTCTACCCCAgtatctctttcttaaaaaacaaagataGAATTCTAATACATAACCATAGCATTCTTATCCAGTCAGGAAACTGATATAAACCTTTGATCTAATCTGTAAGCCAGGTAATCCAATATCCCATTATAGAAGATCCTGGATGATGTTCACTTGTCATGTCTGTTTGGTCTCCTTTAATCTGTGGTGGTTCCTCAGCCTTATATCTTTTATAATCttaagatttctgtttttcaaaagTACATGCCaggggggctgtagctcagtggcagagtacttgcctaggaggtgtgaggcactgggttcaatccttaacaccacataaaaataaataaaatgaaagcatgcgtccatctacaactagaaaaacaaaGTACATCACTACTTTCTTTGTAGGTTATTTTATGAGCTTGTCTGATGTTTCCTCACAAGTAGAAGTGATAATAGAAGTAAAAATGTGccaggcacatgcttgtaatcccagcatctcaggaggctgaggcaggagaattgtgagttcaaagccagcctcaacaacttagggtcttgctgaccctatctctaaataaaatgtaaaaaaagggctggggatgtgactcagtggttaagtacgcctgggtttaatttccataccaaaaaaaaaagtagtactaGTAAAAATGTGTCTTCTCTGTGCAGCTTATCAAAAGGAacataaaggggctggggttgtggctcagtggtagagtacttgcctctgactcatgaggcactgggttcgatcctcaacaccacataaaaatatgtaaataaaataaagatattatgtccatctacaactaagaaatatatattaaaaaggagCATGAAATCTGTTTATCCCATTACTGATAATGTTAATTTTGAACACCTACTTTAGATGATATTCATCTGGCTTCTCCTCAGTAATTATTCTCCCTTTGGAATTAATAAGTATCTTGAGGAGATATACTTTCAGGCTAGATAAATTTCCTATTACTTCCACCTACTCATCCACTAGATTAGTGATTCTTTGCTAAATGTTATTATGGTAATGGCCAAGTGGAGATTTCTCTAAACCTATTATTTCTTCTAAATATATCACTTGGCTTTCTATTAGAAATTTTctgttccccttatatatttatttgttacaGTGTAGATTtgtaaattcatttttaataGGTTCTGAGCCTTTACCATCATTCTTATTTACATGCTCAAATTATTCCAGTGTTACCATGGGTGCTTCCTTTAGGCTAGTTGCTATGACCCATCATTTCTTTTAGCACTTCTTTATTTCCTGGATAAAGAATAAACATAATCTGGAATGTTTCCAGATTCCCTTGTACTTCCCATGTTGTCTTCCTAGAATTAGTCATTTCTAGCCTTGGTTTGTTTCATTAAAAGTTTtagggaaggggctggggatgtggctcaagcggtggcgcgcctgcctggcatgcatgcagcctgggttcgatcctcagcaccacatacaaacaaagatgttgtgtccgccaataactaaaaaataaatattaaaacttctctctctctctctctctctctctctctctctctctccccctctccctctccccctccctccctccctccctccctctctcactctctctttaaaaaaaaaaaaaagttttagggAAAACTATAATAGAGTTCATTTTATACTGTTTCCCAAATTTACTTGGCCTTAACATCCTTTATTGAAAAATAGTAGTATTAATACCATTCTCTTAGATAACAAGAGGGCCCCTGCTAAGGAGTAAGGTGGTGGCTTTGTTTCAGAAAATGGTTTTTAGAAACCAAGACCTTAGAGCTACTGGGGTATCATTTCTTCTAGCCCTTCTCAGCAAAGCTAGCAACGAGGCATGTATTGTGTTTACATGTAGTGTGTGTATTGCTTCTCTAATGAACTATAAATCCATACTGATACTTGCCAGTTCCATGCTAGAATAGCATTCATTGTTCCCTTCCCCTTTTCCATATTTGTCTCATCTATAAGAAATCTCTTCTCATTAGCCACAACTTATTTACTTATTAACTTAATCCTAAAATGTGgttaaaaagtttcagatttgtgGGCTGGAGTtgaagcttagtggtagagcacttgccttacatgtatgaggcactgggttcaatcctcagcacaacataaaaaaataaataaacaaaataaagtaattgtatccatctacacaaTATTTTGTATATACAAAAAGTTTCATATTTGCTCACCCTCAACTCATACAGAAGCTGCAAACTAGAGTTCAATATTTTCAAGTTTTCATCTTGAGTCAAAAGATGTGTAGTCAGATATTCTTTTCAGAAGTTACTTGGCTTGGGCTGggcctatagctcagtggtagagcacttgccttgaccatgtgaagcactgggtttgatcctcagcaacacataaaaataaagattgtgtccttctacaactaaaaaaataaaaattaaaaaaaaaaaaagacattacttGGTCTAGTTCCCCTCCCCTTCTCCTATGTTAAATTCAGAATATAATTTGATTGATCCACTATTTCTAATTATGTTCCACTTAGGGTCTTTTTTCCCACTTGttaattttaatttccttttttcccATCCAAAAATTCTTATGAgttcattatagttatacataatgatgggattggttgttacatattcatatacgATATAACAATAGTTTGGCCTAACTTGATTCCAGAAGTCGGAGCTCTCAAAAATACAGTTTACTCAGACAAGCGGTGTCCCCCATATTTCTGCAGATCTGTAGAAAGTGGGGTAGCCAGAGAAAGAGGAGTAAAGaagaatagaagaaaataaaaacgtTGCCCTCAAAGTGCTTAAGTAGAATTTCTCTTTCTCCTGATAGGTCACTTAACTAATATTGTACCCTTTCTCTTCTCCAGGAAGGATTTGATGCCCTGGATCCCTTTCTTCCCATTTTGGTTTCCAGTTATAACCCAAAGGAATTTGAAAGTTGTATTCAGTATTATTTAGAGAATAATTGGCTACAACATGAAAAaggtcagttgtttaattttctcCTATCAGAGCTTGGTGTTCATAGTAGAATCCCACTCATTCAGAGCCTCACCCTCTTGTTCCATCAGCACTGAGAAGAAAGGTGTTGGTGGGTAGCTAAGTtgaggtattttatttttctggggaagagtcctagggattgaactcagggtttacttgaccactgagctacatcacaagccctattttgtattttatttagaaacagggtctcactgagtagcttagcgcctcactgttggtgaggctggctttgaactcgaaatcctcctgtctcagcctcccaagctgctgggattataggtgtgcaccaccacacagcctaagtttttttgttttgttgtgctttttgtgatgctgaggattgaacccaaggccttgtgcatgcaaggcaagcactgtaccaactgtgCTATACCCCAGCCTCAGCCTAAGTTTATAATTTACAAAGGAAATTATATCCCTCCCCAAATCCTCATCTGGtccaaaataaaatgttaatgcaAAAAGCTGGAGGCAAAGCTGCCAGGCACAGGGGTtgctcgcctgtaatcccagctgctcaggaagttgaggcaggaggatcttgagttgaaagccagactcagcaacttagtaaagccttaagcaactcagcaagaccctgtctctaaataaaatatatttttaaaagggctgggatgtggcccagttgttgagtgcccctgggttcaatgcacagtaccaaaaaaaaaaaaaaatggaggcaaAACCCCATccagccagggctggggatgtggctcaagtggtagcgcgctcggctggcatgcatggggcccgggttcgatcctcagcaccacatacaaacaaagatgttgtgtctgccgaaaactaaaaagtaatattaaaaaaaaattctctctctctctctctttctctcttttaaaaaaaaaaaaaaaaaaaaaccatccagCCACTGGGCATTTTCCAGGTGTTTGGATTATGCCATACTCTCATTATtggtttattcattcaacaaatttcAGTTGAGAAATCCATGTGCTGTGACAGTCCCACAATAATTCACCTTGTGTAAGAGGCTACCCCAACACCAAAGCAAATCTTTGCCATAGCGATCTATTAAAGAAATTGTTGCCTCttaataccaaatgttttcttttgtttgtttgttgttatgttgttgtttttactcaatatattttatttttatgtggtactgaggatcgaacccaggcccttgcAAACCCCCCCCCacatgttttttttatatatatatatttatttattttttagttggacacaataggtttattttatttatttatttatttttctgtggtgctgaggattgaccccaaacctcacacatgctaggtgagcgctctaccactgagccacaaccccagccctcttactACCAGATTTGATGCCCTTTGACTGGAAACATTTTAGGTATTCATTTAGGTTTGCCTCACCTCTGGATATTCAAGGGtatataaaggaaaaataaagggtTTTTCTATCGCTAGATAATAGAGAGTTAGGATATTGGAGAGGAAAGAATAAAAGTAGCTGCAGCATTGTAGGTGGGAAGCACAGAGACGTGTGATCTGGGAAGGAATACGACTGAACATAATCTAGATAAGGTAGGCTCTGACCACTGGAGTTTTCTGAAGGGATACAGAACAGCAGGAGGAATTTTTGACTTCACTGTGTTTGACTCCATTTTAGCTCCTACAGAAGAAGGGAAGAAGGAGCTGCTATTTCTAAGTAATGCCAACCCTGGGCAGCTGGAACGTCTCTGTGCCTACCTATGAGCCATGGTCATTATGTGGATGGAAGACAATGGACATTTCCTTAATGCTGCACCCAGTCCCAGAGAACTTCCCTAGCACTCAGGTAGAACAGCCAGGCCCCTGTACCTATGGGATTAGCCAGGACTGCCGTGGGCTACGGACCTTCTTTGAAATGGGTTCCTTACAAAATGACTGTGAACATATGGTAAGATTTCCCCTtgttcctaaaaataaaatcattttttgaATGTGGTTTTCATGTTTAAGATAACAATGgttcttttccttaaaaaaataaaattaaaaatgtttttcttaaaGTGTTGTATTCAACTTAAGAGCCTTCAGATTAGCCAGATTGAATTTATCTGACTCAATTCTATAGAAATTTCCAGTAGTTCTGACTACTTATCAAGAGATCAAGATTCACAGCCTAACTTCTCCCACCCAAACACACCACTCACTTCCTACTTACACTTTTGTCTTTGATTCCAAGGGGGTGACTGAGCCTCTAGCTGAGTATCTGGTAGCTTTAATATGGTACAACTCTTTCCCATGTGTGTTCCTGGGAGAATTAAGCACTAAATCCCACCAGCATACATTATGTAGAGTGAATTATCTTTAATGCCCTCAGAGTCAAATTATCTGTGTACCTCCCAGGGGAGAATAGAGAAAATAGTGATTCAAATCACTTACATTGGAGTTTGATCCTCTTGCCGTATTCAGGTTATCAGTATTGTTTAAAGAgtcggaattttttttttttttttaagagcaagagagagacagagaaaatattttttttttaatatttattttttagttttcggcggacacaatgtctttgtttgcatgtggtgctgaggatcgaacccgggccgcacgcatgccaggcgagcgcgataccgcttgagccacatccccagcccaagagtcgGAATTTTGATTCCTAGATCTGCTACTTATTGGCTGGCTAATTGGAGGTCTCTTAGTTCTTTCCTATTTCCTTCTCTAATTTCACCTTATCTTTATTTGTTCTCATCTAATGATGATAACAATTGAAGGATATGGAAAAACAATCcccaggaagaaaaggaggacatTGGGTCCCagggagaaagagaaaacaaTGGGCTGTGGACTTTCTCCATTTCCCAGCATCAGTGGGCTCTGGACTTTGACCATTTCCTGTTCTACAACTGTTCCCCTGCCTGCCAACCCACACATTCTGCTGGGATGCAGTCTTGCTGAACCCAATAAAACTCAGACCCCTATTGTAACCAGTCGTCATTTTCTCTCTTGAACCTCTGCCTCTCTGGTACTTAACAAAGCATCACTGATCCTTTGAGGTCtgtctctgtttctttttctttctccttcatttTGCTTTCAATAGTGCTAAACTTGCAGAGGCTTTGTGAGAATTAAACAGcatattgggctgggattgtggctcagaggcagagcgcttgcctcacttgcatgagatactgggttcaatcctcagcacacataaaaattaaataaaataa is a window encoding:
- the Dap3 gene encoding small ribosomal subunit protein mS29 isoform X4; the protein is MLNGITKLISRGQRLDPRCFLHIGTQAPRIAAAHLENQVPIESPRAISRTNESDPAKHGEQQEGQHYTIPLQDLKTVFPHGLPPRFVMQVKTFGEACLMIRKPALELLHYLKNTNFAHPAVRYLFYGEKGTGKTLSLCHVIHFCAKHDWLILHIPDVCFVHFLAHLWVKNCRDLLQSTYNKQRFDQPLEASTWLKNFKTANERFLSQIKVQEKYVWNKREMTEKGSPLGEVIEQGLTRVRNATDAVGIVMKELKMQSSLGMFRLLVAVDGINALWGRTTLKREDKTPIAPDELSLIHNLRKMMKNDWHGGAIVLTLSQTGSLFKPRKAYLPHELLGQEGFDALDPFLPILVSSYNPKEFESCIQYYLENNWLQHEKAPTEEGKKELLFLSNANPGQLERLCAYL
- the Dap3 gene encoding small ribosomal subunit protein mS29 isoform X1, yielding MLNGITKLISRGQRLDPRCFLHIGTQAPRIAAAHLENQVPIESPRAISRTNESDPAKHGEQQEGQHYTIPLQDLKTVFPHGLPPRFVMQVKTFGEACLMIRKPALELLHYLKNTNFAHPAVRYLFYGEKGTGKTLSLCHVIHFCAKHDWLILHIPDAHLWVKNCRDLLQSTYNKQRFDQPLEASTWLKNFKTANERFLSQIKVQEKYVWNKREMTEKGSPLGEVIEQGLTRVRNATDAVGIVMKELKMQSSLGMFRLLVAVDGINALWGRTTLKREDKTPIAPDELSLIHNLRKMMKNDWHGGAIVLTLSQTGSLFKPRKAYLPHELLGQEGFDALDPFLPILVSSYNPKEFESCIQYYLENNWLQHEKAPTEEGKKELLFLSNANPGQLERLCAYL
- the Dap3 gene encoding small ribosomal subunit protein mS29 isoform X2, giving the protein MLNGITKLISRGQRLDPRCFLHIGTQAPRIAAAHLENQVPIESPRAISRTNESDPVKTFGEACLMIRKPALELLHYLKNTNFAHPAVRYLFYGEKGTGKTLSLCHVIHFCAKHDWLILHIPDVCFVHFLAHLWVKNCRDLLQSTYNKQRFDQPLEASTWLKNFKTANERFLSQIKVQEKYVWNKREMTEKGSPLGEVIEQGLTRVRNATDAVGIVMKELKMQSSLGMFRLLVAVDGINALWGRTTLKREDKTPIAPDELSLIHNLRKMMKNDWHGGAIVLTLSQTGSLFKPRKAYLPHELLGQEGFDALDPFLPILVSSYNPKEFESCIQYYLENNWLQHEKAPTEEGKKELLFLSNANPGQLERLCAYL
- the Dap3 gene encoding small ribosomal subunit protein mS29 isoform X3, which encodes MLNGITKLISRGQRLDPRCFLHIGTQAPRIAAAHLENQVPIESPRAISRTNESDPVKTFGEACLMIRKPALELLHYLKNTNFAHPAVRYLFYGEKGTGKTLSLCHVIHFCAKHDWLILHIPDAHLWVKNCRDLLQSTYNKQRFDQPLEASTWLKNFKTANERFLSQIKVQEKYVWNKREMTEKGSPLGEVIEQGLTRVRNATDAVGIVMKELKMQSSLGMFRLLVAVDGINALWGRTTLKREDKTPIAPDELSLIHNLRKMMKNDWHGGAIVLTLSQTGSLFKPRKAYLPHELLGQEGFDALDPFLPILVSSYNPKEFESCIQYYLENNWLQHEKAPTEEGKKELLFLSNANPGQLERLCAYL